Genomic window (Prionailurus bengalensis isolate Pbe53 chromosome E3, Fcat_Pben_1.1_paternal_pri, whole genome shotgun sequence):
TGTAGCTGTCCCCTGCGTCTGCCACCACGAGCTGGCCCTGAGGGGCACAGGCCACACCCAGgggcctccccagcccctcagACACCAGGCAGACGGGCTCCCTGGCCCGAGGAAAGAGGGTCACGCGGCGCCCTTGCTCATCTGCCACAATGACACTGCCCTCCACATCGGTGCACACGCCTGCTGGGTTCCCAAAAGCATGCCCTTTCCGAACCCCCAGGGAGCCCAAGGGCTGGCAGGCACTGCCGAACAGCCACACATCCCCAAACTCTTCGCTCACGGCGAGGCCCCCGTCAGGCCCTGGGCCCACCCAGCACGGGCCCTCCAGACCCAGCATGGAGGCTGGGGCCAGTGGCTGCAAGGCAGGGCCCAGTGTGAAGCTGTGGACAGCCCCAAGCACATAGTCTGTCACCAGAAGGCGGCCAGCGGCATCCACAGCCAGTCCCCGGGGGGCCAGGTGGGTGCCCACCGTGACCCAGCGGCCCAGGGGGGCTCGGGCGGCGTGCTGAAGTGCGTGGACAGCCCCACGGACGAGGTCGCTGACCACCACAAGCCCAGCGGCCGTCACAGCAACGTCCTCCGGCACGAAGGCCCCAGTCCCCGGCAGATGGCAGGGCAGGTGGCAGATGGAGCGTCCCTCGAGGTCCATCACGTGGACGCAGGGTGCAGCCCCGGCCGTCAGGAAGAGCAGGCCATCCGGGGAGCAGTGCAGACCCCGGGgtcctcccacagcccctgccgGCACTGGGATCTGCCCCAGCAGCCGGGGCTGCCGGGAGCGAGTGGGGTCTCTAGGTGGGTCCAGCTTGGGAGCAGCTGGGCGGGGAGGCCCAGGAGGCCAGAGGACAGAGAGGTGGTGGGCAGAGATCACAGTTCGGCCCCTCTGAGCTGAGTTCCTGCAGCTGGGCCGCGCGTGGGGCTGCAAGAGAAATACCCACTG
Coding sequences:
- the NHLRC4 gene encoding NHL-repeat-containing protein 4, yielding MDLEGRSICHLPCHLPGTGAFVPEDVAVTAAGLVVVSDLVRGAVHALQHAARAPLGRWVTVGTHLAPRGLAVDAAGRLLVTDYVLGAVHSFTLGPALQPLAPASMLGLEGPCWVGPGPDGGLAVSEEFGDVWLFGSACQPLGSLGVRKGHAFGNPAGVCTDVEGSVIVADEQGRRVTLFPRAREPVCLVSEGLGRPLGVACAPQGQLVVADAGDSYIKVYQYHSEPA